A segment of the Georgenia sp. M64 genome:
GGACCGATGGGTCCCACGCTCGTCTTCCGCGCGCCCGCCGCCGGGCGGTACGCCGTCTTCTTCTGGGTGGCCGCGGCGTTGCTGCTCGTCGCCTTCGCGCTCAACGGCGGCCTGGCCGAGGTGGTCCGCTTCGGGGCGGTGCCGCTGGCGCTGGCCGTGATCGGCTGGGTCGTGTTCTGGCGCCCACGGGTGACGGTGGGCCCGGACGGGCTCGAGCTCGCCAACGTCTTCCGCACCGTCGTCGTGCCCTGGGACGACGTCCTCGGGGTCGACACGCGGTGGGGCCTGAAGGTGCGCACCACCGCCGGACGGTACGGCGCCTGGGCGGCCCCGGCCGCACCCGGGCGCCGTCGTCACGACACCGTGCCCGACCAGCTCCTCGACGAGCGGGCCAGCGGCACCGCCCAGCTGGTCGGGGACTCCTCGACCGTGGGCTCGGTCATCGAGCTCGGCCTCGACCGGCGCACCACTGGCTCCCACGCAGCCGGCCCCGCCGGAGCGGACCGCCCGGG
Coding sequences within it:
- a CDS encoding PH domain-containing protein; the protein is MGPTLVFRAPAAGRYAVFFWVAAALLLVAFALNGGLAEVVRFGAVPLALAVIGWVVFWRPRVTVGPDGLELANVFRTVVVPWDDVLGVDTRWGLKVRTTAGRYGAWAAPAAPGRRRHDTVPDQLLDERASGTAQLVGDSSTVGSVIELGLDRRTTGSHAAGPAGADRPGGSDLSRGPSVQDQAARGVGRSGGVRVSVDVLALGAVVASLALAAVTVAPLA